The genome window ACGTTAGCTGTCCGGGTCAATGGCCACGATGTCATTTGCGCGCCCTCATTCCCACCACCTTGACATCCATGATAATCATCTTTCATCCTTCGGGGTGTGAACTTCTCTTCTCATGAACGTTAGACGAGCACCTGATCAGGATCGATCGGACACAGGCCGGGGGGCTGGCCCCTGGTAGTCGATATCCTCGCAGCGGAGCGGAAAAAAGGCGCCTGGCGGGTCGTCAGCGGCCTCGACGTAGCAGGCAAGCACCCCGGCCGCCACCATCGGACTCAAGACCCGATACTGCTCTTGGGCCGACCAGCCCTGGTCGCAGAGAAAGGCGGTGGTGTAGCCCAGCAGGTTCATCCCCTCCCCGAACCGCTCCAGCATCACCGCTTCGATCTCGAAGGCCAGCGACAGGTGCGCCCCGCGGGGGAAGCCCAGGTCGGCCGTTACCCTCTCCATGGCCGCAATCCGCTCGTCACCGCTGGCCACCGGCCGCACATATCCGGGCAGCACCGGGGGACCGCCCGGGATGCGGACCGGCTGGCGGGCCACAATCTCTTTGGCTGACACCCCCTGTTGCCTCTCTTGCACCGCAGCGGTGATGAAAGCGACGCCAGCCGCCTGGGTCCCTGGGCCATACAGCCGCGAGTCCGAGGCCAGAATGCCAGCGCAGAGCCCGGCCGCCGGCCCGGCGGCCATGGTCCCGGCCAGGCTGCCCATCTGGTTGCACCAGATCCGAGCATCGGGATAGCTCATGCAGACGAACAGCGCCTCCAGCCAGTCTGCCAGCCGCCGCTCGGGCAGCCGGCCGGTGCCGTGGAGCACCAGCACCTGCATATACGAAGCCCGGCCGGCGAGGTCCTCAAGCAGGGAATAACCGTGGCTGTAAACCGCCTCGCCCACCACCCAGCCGCCCTTGCGTGCCAGGATCCGGCCGCGGCGGCGGTCCCAGAAGGCATGATCAGACCGGCTTGCGGGCTGCGGCGGCAAGGCAGTATCCCTCGTCATCCAGAAAGGGCATGGCGGTAACCGGCTGGCTGGCCATCTCCAGACCACTGGCCAGGATCCCTGGGGCAGAAAAGATCTGGTAGAGTCCGACCCCGGCTCGCCAGGAAAAGCCGAGGTCGCCAAGGCTCGCTGCGACGACACCGGTCGGCAGCCACCCGAGCCCCTCCTCCTCCAGGGTCGCGGCGAGACCGGCCCCCCAGCGCAGACCCGCACCTGCTGCCGGCAGTGTCCCCAGCTCGGCGGCCAGTTGCCGGGCCAGGGGGTCGACCCCGCCGAAACGGCTGCCAAATCCTGGCACCGGATGCCAATCCCCCTCCGCCGGCCGTGGCTCCTTGCCCAGGAATTCCCTGGCCACCTTCGCCGGCTCCTCCTGGCCGTGCGCCACCTGAAAGCGCATGGCCGCACCCACCTCGGCGGCCCCGAGCTGCGAGCCACCGAGGACCTCCAGGCCGATGGGCAACAGGTGGACAGGATCGGTCCGGCTCACCGCCGCGTTCATCACCGCCCAGGTGGCTGGATGGCGGGGGCCGGGATGGATGCAGGCCACCATCAGCCTTTCCAGCAGCTGGGCCTGCTCTGGCCGAGGCAGCTCGCCACGGAAGAGCAGGAACAGGACCTCGACCCAGCCACGCTTGCGCGCCAGCTCAAAAAGGTCATAGCCGTGGCAGCGGCAAGCCGTGGCCAGATACGGGTTGTCCGCCGCCGCCTTCTCCTGCCAGATGCGGGTGACCGGTCGTCTAACAAAGGCCAGTCCCCGGCTGCGGCCGCGGTGCCCGGTCGTCGACTCCATGGCAGCCATCAATACGTGAACCGCAGCTCCACCCAGAACGAGCGGCTCGGCATGGGGTAGTCGTTGGGGATGGCGACGCCACTGGGCTCCCGGGCGTCCTCGTTGAACAGGTTGCGGACCGCGACGGCCAGGTCCCAGTGCTTGGCGATGGCCTTGCGCCGCAGGGTGAGGTTCACCAGCTGGTAGTCGTCGATGGGCGGCCGGGGATCCTCCTGGGCCCGGCGCCGGCCGGCGATCCAGTACAGCTGGCCATCCAGGGACCAGTTGGGCAGAAACAGCCAATGCGGGTTCAGATAGAGCTCCATGCCCGGCGCGTCCGGGACCAGCTCACCGGTATCCTTGTTCTTGGAGCGCTGGTGGGCGATGCCGGCCTGCAGCCGGAAGGTGTCTACCGGCTCCCACAGGACGTCCAGCTCAAAGCCGAGGCCCTCCTGGTTGCCGGAATTCTCCGCCAGACGGGCCGAGGGAGGAGACCCGGCAGGGGGCGGACCGGTATATT of Thermodesulfobacteriota bacterium contains these proteins:
- a CDS encoding citrate synthase, yielding MESTTGHRGRSRGLAFVRRPVTRIWQEKAAADNPYLATACRCHGYDLFELARKRGWVEVLFLLFRGELPRPEQAQLLERLMVACIHPGPRHPATWAVMNAAVSRTDPVHLLPIGLEVLGGSQLGAAEVGAAMRFQVAHGQEEPAKVAREFLGKEPRPAEGDWHPVPGFGSRFGGVDPLARQLAAELGTLPAAGAGLRWGAGLAATLEEEGLGWLPTGVVAASLGDLGFSWRAGVGLYQIFSAPGILASGLEMASQPVTAMPFLDDEGYCLAAAARKPV